From one Misgurnus anguillicaudatus chromosome 2, ASM2758022v2, whole genome shotgun sequence genomic stretch:
- the LOC129443248 gene encoding uncharacterized protein isoform X1, with protein MSSCSFQTQLMSIMELLAKAAISEIHRHVDDNCAFMRVELSRSRKDIDALKRKCVMMESELRRVKGRAKRRVWISGTLDRYPTPLRTGCVRDDDDDVIRDEDPEPILNIHQEVVSVQDDKIRSPSIKNEKEQGGDAGNAQFDLERLNLQHIEPQENIESQKALSEDPEVQNTSFIPTQTYAELAEQVELDEELGSDLGLQVKVEKDIKEEGNLKTEGSESSMGPGDHLRYELVQRDAQLWPSVPEPSRDIQRFSTPNTSIFSQPDNTKPHRKNFYRVERTQNTEIHNMLHESKTSRSLSPAYGGAVRRLRSRRRWSVDGVKQFSCSFCEKSFKRFSLLKEHLRSHTGEKPFTCTQCGRSFTKNCNLTRHAVVHSGEKPFQCVQCGKCFSQRSHLNSHQRIHSSDEDNIRSC; from the exons ATGTCGTCCTGCTCCTTCCAGACACAGTTAATGTCCATCATGGAGCTTCTGGCCAAAGCGGCGATATCAGAAATCCACCGGCACGTGGACGACAACTGCGCGTTCATGAGAGTGGAGCTGAGTCGCAGCCGAAAGGACATCGATGCTCTGAAGAGGAAATGCGTCATGATGGAGAGTGAACTGAGGAGGGTCAAAGGACGCGCCAAGAGGAgag TTTGGATCAGTGGGACATTAGATCGATATCCTACACCCCTCAGGACCGGCTGTGTcagagatgatgatgatgatgtcatcagAGATGAAGATCCAGAACCCATTCTCAATATCCATCAGGAG GTTGTTTCGGTTCAGGATGATAAAATCAGAAGTCCATCCATCAAAAATGAAAAAGAGCAAGGAGGAG ATGCAGGAAATGCTCAATTCGATCTCGAGCGGCTGAATCTTCAGCACATCGAACCACAGGAGAACATAGAGAGTCAGAAAGCTCTTTCTGAAGATCCAGAGGTCCAAAACACAAGTTTTATACCCACACAGACTTACGCAGAACTTGCTGAACAAGTAGAACTTGATGAGGAGCTTGGAAGCGATCTGGGACTGCAAGTCAAAGTGGAAAAAGATATTAAAGAAGAGGGGAACTTAAAAACAGAAGGATCTGAATCCAGCATGGgtccaggagatcacctgaggTATGAACTTGTTCAGAGAGATGCCCAGCTGTGGCCATCCGTCCCTGAACCCAGCCGGGACATCCAGAGGTTTTCCACACCAAACACATCCATCTTCTCACAGCCCGACAACACAAAACCACACAGAAAGAATTTCTATCGTGTTGAGAGAACACAGAATACAGAGATACACAACATGCTGCATGAATCCAAAACATCCAGGAGCTTGTCTCCAGCTTATGGTGGTGCCGTGCGCAGACTTCGATCTCGCAGGCGCTGGAGTGTGGATGGAGTAAAGCAGTTCAGCTGTTCGTTTTGTGAAAAGAGCTTTAAGCGATTCAGTCTGTTGAAGGAACATCTGCGCAGTCACACAGGTGAGAAACCGTTCACATGCACCCAATGCGGACGCAGCTTCACCAAAAACTGTAATTTAACGCGACACGCGGTTGTGCACAGCGGCGAGAAACCGTTTCAATGCGTTCAGTGTGGGAAATGTTTTTCACAGCGGTCTCACCTGAATTCACATCAGAGGATTCACTCAAGCGATGAGGACAACATCAG aTCTTGTTGA
- the LOC129443248 gene encoding uncharacterized protein isoform X3 has protein sequence MSSCSFQTQLMSIMELLAKAAISEIHRHVDDNCAFMRVELSRSRKDIDALKRKCVMMESELRRVKGRAKRRVWISGTLDRYPTPLRTGCVRDDDDDVIRDEDPEPILNIHQEVVSVQDDKIRSPSIKNEKEQGGGNAQFDLERLNLQHIEPQENIESQKALSEDPEVQNTSFIPTQTYAELAEQVELDEELGSDLGLQVKVEKDIKEEGNLKTEGSESSMGPGDHLRYELVQRDAQLWPSVPEPSRDIQRFSTPNTSIFSQPDNTKPHRKNFYRVERTQNTEIHNMLHESKTSRSLSPAYGGAVRRLRSRRRWSVDGVKQFSCSFCEKSFKRFSLLKEHLRSHTGEKPFTCTQCGRSFTKNCNLTRHAVVHSGEKPFQCVQCGKCFSQRSHLNSHQRIHSSDEDNIRSC, from the exons ATGTCGTCCTGCTCCTTCCAGACACAGTTAATGTCCATCATGGAGCTTCTGGCCAAAGCGGCGATATCAGAAATCCACCGGCACGTGGACGACAACTGCGCGTTCATGAGAGTGGAGCTGAGTCGCAGCCGAAAGGACATCGATGCTCTGAAGAGGAAATGCGTCATGATGGAGAGTGAACTGAGGAGGGTCAAAGGACGCGCCAAGAGGAgag TTTGGATCAGTGGGACATTAGATCGATATCCTACACCCCTCAGGACCGGCTGTGTcagagatgatgatgatgatgtcatcagAGATGAAGATCCAGAACCCATTCTCAATATCCATCAGGAG GTTGTTTCGGTTCAGGATGATAAAATCAGAAGTCCATCCATCAAAAATGAAAAAGAGCAAGGAGGAG GAAATGCTCAATTCGATCTCGAGCGGCTGAATCTTCAGCACATCGAACCACAGGAGAACATAGAGAGTCAGAAAGCTCTTTCTGAAGATCCAGAGGTCCAAAACACAAGTTTTATACCCACACAGACTTACGCAGAACTTGCTGAACAAGTAGAACTTGATGAGGAGCTTGGAAGCGATCTGGGACTGCAAGTCAAAGTGGAAAAAGATATTAAAGAAGAGGGGAACTTAAAAACAGAAGGATCTGAATCCAGCATGGgtccaggagatcacctgaggTATGAACTTGTTCAGAGAGATGCCCAGCTGTGGCCATCCGTCCCTGAACCCAGCCGGGACATCCAGAGGTTTTCCACACCAAACACATCCATCTTCTCACAGCCCGACAACACAAAACCACACAGAAAGAATTTCTATCGTGTTGAGAGAACACAGAATACAGAGATACACAACATGCTGCATGAATCCAAAACATCCAGGAGCTTGTCTCCAGCTTATGGTGGTGCCGTGCGCAGACTTCGATCTCGCAGGCGCTGGAGTGTGGATGGAGTAAAGCAGTTCAGCTGTTCGTTTTGTGAAAAGAGCTTTAAGCGATTCAGTCTGTTGAAGGAACATCTGCGCAGTCACACAGGTGAGAAACCGTTCACATGCACCCAATGCGGACGCAGCTTCACCAAAAACTGTAATTTAACGCGACACGCGGTTGTGCACAGCGGCGAGAAACCGTTTCAATGCGTTCAGTGTGGGAAATGTTTTTCACAGCGGTCTCACCTGAATTCACATCAGAGGATTCACTCAAGCGATGAGGACAACATCAG aTCTTGTTGA
- the LOC129443248 gene encoding uncharacterized protein isoform X4, with translation MSSCSFQTQLMSIMELLAKAAISEIHRHVDDNCAFMRVELSRSRKDIDALKRKCVMMESELRRVKGRAKRRVWISGTLDRYPTPLRTGCVRDDDDDVIRDEDPEPILNIHQEVVSVQDDKIRSPSIKNEKEQGGDAGNAQFDLERLNLQHIEPQENIESQKALSEDPEVQNTSFIPTQTYAELAEQVELDEELGSDLGLQVKVEKDIKEEGNLKTEGSESSMGPGDHLRYELVQRDAQLWPSVPEPSRDIQRFSTPNTSIFSQPDNTKPHRKNFYRVERTQNTEIHNMLHESKTSRSLSPAYGGAVRRLRSRRRWSVDGVKQFSCSFCEKSFKRFSLLKEHLRSHTAVSPEFTSEDSLKR, from the exons ATGTCGTCCTGCTCCTTCCAGACACAGTTAATGTCCATCATGGAGCTTCTGGCCAAAGCGGCGATATCAGAAATCCACCGGCACGTGGACGACAACTGCGCGTTCATGAGAGTGGAGCTGAGTCGCAGCCGAAAGGACATCGATGCTCTGAAGAGGAAATGCGTCATGATGGAGAGTGAACTGAGGAGGGTCAAAGGACGCGCCAAGAGGAgag TTTGGATCAGTGGGACATTAGATCGATATCCTACACCCCTCAGGACCGGCTGTGTcagagatgatgatgatgatgtcatcagAGATGAAGATCCAGAACCCATTCTCAATATCCATCAGGAG GTTGTTTCGGTTCAGGATGATAAAATCAGAAGTCCATCCATCAAAAATGAAAAAGAGCAAGGAGGAG ATGCAGGAAATGCTCAATTCGATCTCGAGCGGCTGAATCTTCAGCACATCGAACCACAGGAGAACATAGAGAGTCAGAAAGCTCTTTCTGAAGATCCAGAGGTCCAAAACACAAGTTTTATACCCACACAGACTTACGCAGAACTTGCTGAACAAGTAGAACTTGATGAGGAGCTTGGAAGCGATCTGGGACTGCAAGTCAAAGTGGAAAAAGATATTAAAGAAGAGGGGAACTTAAAAACAGAAGGATCTGAATCCAGCATGGgtccaggagatcacctgaggTATGAACTTGTTCAGAGAGATGCCCAGCTGTGGCCATCCGTCCCTGAACCCAGCCGGGACATCCAGAGGTTTTCCACACCAAACACATCCATCTTCTCACAGCCCGACAACACAAAACCACACAGAAAGAATTTCTATCGTGTTGAGAGAACACAGAATACAGAGATACACAACATGCTGCATGAATCCAAAACATCCAGGAGCTTGTCTCCAGCTTATGGTGGTGCCGTGCGCAGACTTCGATCTCGCAGGCGCTGGAGTGTGGATGGAGTAAAGCAGTTCAGCTGTTCGTTTTGTGAAAAGAGCTTTAAGCGATTCAGTCTGTTGAAGGAACATCTGCGCAGTCACACAG CGGTCTCACCTGAATTCACATCAGAGGATTCACTCAAGCGATGA
- the LOC129443248 gene encoding uncharacterized protein isoform X2: protein MSSCSFQTQLMSIMELLAKAAISEIHRHVDDNCAFMRVELSRSRKDIDALKRKCVMMESELRRVKGRAKRRVWISGTLDRYPTPLRTGCVRDDDDDVIRDEDPEPILNIHQEVVSVQDDKIRSPSIKNEKEQGGDAGNAQFDLERLNLQHIEPQENIESQKALSEDPEVQNTSFIPTQTYAELAEQVELDEELGSDLGLQVKVEKDIKEEGNLKTEGSESSMGPGDHLRYELVQRDAQLWPSVPEPSRDIQRFSTPNTSIFSQPDNTKPHRKNFYRVERTQNTEIHNMLHESKTSRSLSPAYGGAVRRLRSRRRWSVDGVKQFSCSFCEKSFKRFSLLKEHLRSHTGEKPFTCTQCGRSFTKNCNLTRHAVVHSGEKPFQCVQCGKCFSQRSHLNSHQRIHSSDEDNIR from the exons ATGTCGTCCTGCTCCTTCCAGACACAGTTAATGTCCATCATGGAGCTTCTGGCCAAAGCGGCGATATCAGAAATCCACCGGCACGTGGACGACAACTGCGCGTTCATGAGAGTGGAGCTGAGTCGCAGCCGAAAGGACATCGATGCTCTGAAGAGGAAATGCGTCATGATGGAGAGTGAACTGAGGAGGGTCAAAGGACGCGCCAAGAGGAgag TTTGGATCAGTGGGACATTAGATCGATATCCTACACCCCTCAGGACCGGCTGTGTcagagatgatgatgatgatgtcatcagAGATGAAGATCCAGAACCCATTCTCAATATCCATCAGGAG GTTGTTTCGGTTCAGGATGATAAAATCAGAAGTCCATCCATCAAAAATGAAAAAGAGCAAGGAGGAG ATGCAGGAAATGCTCAATTCGATCTCGAGCGGCTGAATCTTCAGCACATCGAACCACAGGAGAACATAGAGAGTCAGAAAGCTCTTTCTGAAGATCCAGAGGTCCAAAACACAAGTTTTATACCCACACAGACTTACGCAGAACTTGCTGAACAAGTAGAACTTGATGAGGAGCTTGGAAGCGATCTGGGACTGCAAGTCAAAGTGGAAAAAGATATTAAAGAAGAGGGGAACTTAAAAACAGAAGGATCTGAATCCAGCATGGgtccaggagatcacctgaggTATGAACTTGTTCAGAGAGATGCCCAGCTGTGGCCATCCGTCCCTGAACCCAGCCGGGACATCCAGAGGTTTTCCACACCAAACACATCCATCTTCTCACAGCCCGACAACACAAAACCACACAGAAAGAATTTCTATCGTGTTGAGAGAACACAGAATACAGAGATACACAACATGCTGCATGAATCCAAAACATCCAGGAGCTTGTCTCCAGCTTATGGTGGTGCCGTGCGCAGACTTCGATCTCGCAGGCGCTGGAGTGTGGATGGAGTAAAGCAGTTCAGCTGTTCGTTTTGTGAAAAGAGCTTTAAGCGATTCAGTCTGTTGAAGGAACATCTGCGCAGTCACACAGGTGAGAAACCGTTCACATGCACCCAATGCGGACGCAGCTTCACCAAAAACTGTAATTTAACGCGACACGCGGTTGTGCACAGCGGCGAGAAACCGTTTCAATGCGTTCAGTGTGGGAAATGTTTTTCACAGCGGTCTCACCTGAATTCACATCAGAGGATTCACTCAAGCGATGAGGACAACATCAGGTAA
- the LOC141351175 gene encoding uncharacterized protein: MSSCSFQTQLMSIMELLAKAAISEIHRHVDDNCAFMRVELSRSRKDIDALKRKCVMMESELRRVKGRAKRRVWISGTLDRYPTPLRTGCVRDDDDDDVIRDEDPEPILNIHQVVQVLDDKMKIPVIKQERDEEERGGAERDALNNSYNLEQNIQPQENMESQKALSGDPEVQNTSCVLTQTYAELVEQVELDEGCRSDLGLHVKVERDIKEEGNLKTEGSESSMGPGDHLRYELVQRDAQLWPSVPESVQRENTERTFSTSIFSQPDHRTQMEPQKSGEVNAEDQDHPTWCGEGTQELGHMTHCDVQSLAGVSYNMLHESNMPTNVFPPHGGLGELGAGRKLRTHRRSSVDAVKRFSCSFCEKSFKRFDQLKEHLRSHTGEKPYTCIQCGRSFTKHCNLIRHTAVHSGEKPFLCIQCGKSFTRRSSLKSHQRIHSDDDTVSGGNG, from the exons ATGTCGTCCTGCTCTTTCCAGACGCAGTTAATGTCCATCATGGAGCTTCTGGCCAAAGCGGCGATATCAGAAATCCACCGGCACGTGGACGACAACTGCGCGTTCATGAGAGTGGAGCTGAGTCGCAGCCGAAAGGACATCGATGCTCTGAAGAGGAAATGCGTCATGATGGAGAGTGAACTGAGGAGGGTCAAAGGACGAGCCAAGAGGAGAG TGTGGATCAGTGGGACATTAGATCGATATCCTACACCCCTCAGGACCGGCTGTGTcagagatgatgatgatgatgatgtcatcagAGATGAAGATCCAGAACCCATTCTCAATATCCATCAG GTGGTCCAGGTTCTGGATGATAAAATGAAAATTCCTGTGATCAAGCAAGAAAGAGATGAAGAAGAGCGAGGCGGCGCTGAGAGAG ATGCATTAAACAATTCATACAATCTCGAGCAGAACATCCAACCACAGGAGAACATGGAGAGTCAGAAAGCTCTTTCTGGAGATCCGGAAGTccaaaacacaagttgtgtacTCACACAGACTTACGCAGAACTTGTTGAACAGGTGGAACTTGATGAGGGTTGTCGAAGCGATCTGGGACTGCATGTCAAAGTGGAAAGAGATATTAAAGAAGAGGGGAACTTAAAAACAGAGGGATCTGAATCCAGCATGGgtccaggagatcacctgaggTATGAACTTGTCCAGAGAGATGCTCAGCTGTGGCCATCCGTTCCTGAATCTGTCCAGCGAGAAAACACAGAACGAACATTTTCCACATCCATCTTCTCACAGCCTGATCACAGAACACAGATGGAGCCTCAAAAGTCTGGAGAGGTCAATGCAGAAGACCAGGACCACCCAACCTGGTGTGGTGAGGGCACACAGGAGTTGGGTCACATGACACACTGTGATGTGCAGAGTTTAGCTGGTGTTTCATATAACATGCTGCATGAATCCAACATGCCAACAAACGTGTTTCCACCGCATGGTGGTCTTGGAGAGCTCGGTGCCGGGCGCAAACTTCGGACTCACAGGCGCTCGAGCGTGGATGCGGTAAAGCGATTTAGCTGCTCGTTCTGTGAAAAGAGCTTTAAACGATTCGATCAGTTGAAGGAACATCTGCGCAGTCACACAGGTGAGAAACCGTACACGTGCATCCAGTGCGGGCGCAGCTTCACCAAACATTGCAACTTAATTCGACACACCGCGGTACACAGCGGCGAGAAACCGTTCCTGTGCATTCAGTGTGGAAAATCTTTTACACGTCGATCCAGTCTGAAGTCACATCAGAGGATCCACTCAGATGATGATACAGTCAGTGGTGGAAATGGCTGA
- the LOC141349012 gene encoding uncharacterized protein: MISDEKMSSSVLFQSRLKSVIECAVSEIIRLHEDGVMLMRLEITQRDAEITQRDAEINQRDAEISQRDAEISQRDAEISQRDAEISQRDAEISQRDAEIGMLKLKLVSMERKLHCVKHRGFIRSSDCSDRAVQKLQLDITTENHQRDTDVESNTEETSCTEPHTQIQCADKQDLNNENEEGPQLEAEQKFPSEITDHHRPDLDHQDTKRDSQSWTSNNGGNSEESTEDPHCSFIPVEESAVSGQTLNSFDSLNQNAIEPLWTDGINLDLIQTQQQKDVIAPQSASFNDHLHGNADRCVFSLSGFGTSPKSFAHRRETRGVKEKWFICSFCGKSFDRFSHLQMHQRIHTGEKPYSCATCGKNFSQQSNLRTHQKIHRKPRILVKAS, encoded by the exons ATGATATCAGATGAGAAGATGTCGAGCAGTGTTTTATTCCAGAGCAGACTGAAGTCAGTGATCGAGTGCGCTGTTTCAGAAATCATCCGACTGCATGAAGATGGAGTAATGTTGATGAGACTGGAGATCACTCAAAGAGATGCTGAGATCACTCAGAGAGATGCTGAGATTAATCAAAGAGATGCTGAGATCAGTCAAAGAGATGCTGAGATCAGTCAAAGAGATGCTGAGATCAGTCAAAGAGATGCTGAGATCAGTCAAAGAGATGCTGAGATCAGTCAAAGAGATGCTGAGATCGGGATGCTGAAGCTGAAACTCGTGTCAATGGAGAGAAAGCTACACTGTGTCAAACATAGAGGATTTATTCGGAGTTCAG ATTGCAGTGATAGAGCCGTTCAAAAACTTCAGCTTGATATTACTACAGAAAACCATCAGAGAGACACTGATGTAGAAAGCAACACAGAAGAAACCTCCTGTACAGAACCACACACACAGATCCAATGTGCAGATAAACAAGACCTGAACAACGAGAACGAGGAAGGACCACAGTTAGAGGCTGAGCAGAAGTTTCCGTCCGAAATCACAGACCATCACAGACCAGACCTGGACCATCAGGACACCAAACGAGACTCGCAGTCATGGACATCTAATAATGGAGGAAATAGTGAGGAATCCACAGAAGATCCACACTGCTCATTTATTCCTGTGGAAGAAAGTGCAGTCAGTGGACAAACCCTAAACAGTTTTGACTCTCTGAACCAGAACGCAATTGAACCGCTTTGGACTGACGGAATAAACCTGGACTTGATCCAGACACAGCAGCAGAAAGACGTCATTGCACCTCAAAGCGCATCGTTTAATGACCACCTGCACGGTAACGCAGACAGATGCGTGTTTAGCTTGAGCGGCTTCGGTACATCTCCAAAGAGCTTTGCTCACAGGAGAGAGACGAGAGGAGTGAAAGAGAAGTGGTTCATCTGCTCGTTCTGTGGCAAGAGTTTTGATCGTTTCAGTCACCTTCAGATGCATCAGCGcattcacaccggagagaaaccgtACAGCTGCGCAACCTGCGGCAAAAACTTCTCACAGCAGAGCAACCTGCGCACGCACCAGAAGATCCACCGCAAACCTCGGATACTCGTGAAAGCATCCTGA
- the LOC129443246 gene encoding nectin-4 isoform X1, translating into MTKLLTCIGLIFYRAMLCVDGEFIEPPSSLVLRSFIGTQTRLPCRFAAQEDESVVQVTWYRQKPGGEREQIIIGHFTEGPEASPDFLNRVQFESHKPTLDSTLLILDTKKVDQATYTCHITTFPSGNFERQIDVTVWILPISTLDAVILQEGQSSRMAASCRSVGYPPPRLSWDTDITGQSQNRTGDNGLVTSEFSLNPVRGMNGHRLDCLVWHPALDKPRRLQNNLIVQYPPDAEIHAFGSWRFGKTGAELRCAVKGNPQPHNITWSRKGDHLPDSVLVQGDKLIFSRPLNMTDKGVYVCQTANTVGSIKSEYKVEIEENTEEIIEWIKAHSETMLIVLGASAAGSLVVIMVIILIYVNCHLKHKNRNLKRALSVQTEQMVSLSRQASMRRLGSITSDPRIPPEENSFTHMNRSMGKSLLSMEDYSIIGDQRSRQGDYDYLGRPAIYTAFEPERASRKLRERDEEIKERQRRVASYVKSSDASLDSGLHRDHSSPPSMSTGPAADTGADSWNRGSRREIHRQEPDERDTEMQTDRIPEGEEETSAINSYQISEAMNNFRYSNGGLTPKASANGIILHPRGRQSEVI; encoded by the exons atgACAAAACTACTGACCTGCATCGGTTTAATATTTTACAGAGCAATGC tgtgtgtagaTGGTGAGTTTATCGAACCTCCTTCTTCACTGGTCCTGCGGTCATTTATCGGCACACAGACCCGTCTGCCGTGCCGGTTTGCCGCACAAGAGGACGAGAGTGTGGTGCAGGTGACCTGGTACAGACAAAAACCTGGAGGTGAAAGAGAGCAGATCATTATTGGACATTTCACTGAGGGACCcgaag CGTCACCTGATTTTCTGAACCGTGTTCAGTTTGAGAGTCATAAGCCAACACTTGACTCAACACTTTTGATTCTGGACACAAAGAAAGTCGATCAGGCTACATACACCTGTCACATCACCACATTCCCATCAGGAAACTTCGAAAGACAAATCGATGTCACAGTTTGGA TTTTACCCATTTCCACGCTGGATGCGGTGATCTTGCAGGAAGGCCAATCGTCTCGCATGGCTGCTTCCTGTCGTTCCGTTGGGTATCCACCCCCACGTCTCTCCTGGGACACGGACATTACCGGACAGTCTCAGAATCGAACTGGCGATAACGGCCTCGTGACTTCAGAATTCTCCCTTAATCCGGTGCGCGGAATGAATGGCCATCGCCTGGACTGTCTGGTGTGGCATCCGGCTTTAGACAAACCCCGGAGACTCCAAAACAACCTGATCGTACAAT ATCCACCAGATGCAGAGATCCATGCCTTTGGTTCCTGGAGGTTTGGCAAAACAGGAGCAGAACTCCGATGTGCAGTTAAAGGAAACCCACAGCCGCACAACATCACCTGGAGCAG GAAAGGAGATCATTTACCCGACAGTGTGTTAGTTCAGGGTGACAAACTCATCTTCAGTCGTCCTCTAAACATGACAGATAAAGGCGTTTACGTGTGTCAGACGGCAAACACTGTTGGGAGTATTAAATCTGAGTATAAAGTGGAGATTGAAG AAAATACAGAAGAAATTATCGAGTGGATCAAGGCGCATTCAGAGACCATGCTGATCGTTTTAGGAGCATCTGCTGCTGGAAGTCTGGTGGTCATCATGGTGATCATTCTCATTTACGTCAACTGTCACCTTAAACATAAAAACAGAAATCTGAAGCGAGCCCTCAGTGTCCAAAC AGAGCAGATGGTCAGTCTCTCACGACAGGCGTCTATGAGGCGACTCGGCTCCATCACTTCTGATCCCAGGATACCG CCTGAAGAAAACTCATTCACTCACATGAATAGAAGCATGGGGAAAAGTCTTTTATCAATGGAG GATTACTCTATAATAGGTGATCAGAGAAGTCGACAGGGTGACTATGACTATCTTGGGCGTCCTGCGATCTATACAGCATTCGAGCCGGAACGAGCCAGTAGGAAGCTTAGAGAGAGAGACGAAGAGATAAAGGAACGACAAAGAAGAGTCGCGTCTTATGTGAAGTCCAGTGATGCATCTCTG GATTCAGGTCTTCACAGGGACCACAGTTCTCCTCCATCCATGAGCACCGGTCCGGCCGCAGACACGGGTGCAGACAGCTGGAATCGTGGTTCTCGCAGAGAGATTCACAGACAGGAACCTGATGAGAGAGACACGGAAATGCAGACGGACAGAATTCCAGAAGGAGAGGAGGAAACCTCTGCTATAAACTCTTACCAGATATCTGAGGCCATGAACAACTTTCGTTACAGTAACGGTGGACTCACCCCGAAAGCAAGCGCTAACGGCATCATATTACACCCGCGAGGACGTCAATCTGAAGTCATCTGA
- the LOC129443246 gene encoding nectin-4 isoform X2, with translation MTKLLTCIGLIFYRAMLCVDGEFIEPPSSLVLRSFIGTQTRLPCRFAAQEDESVVQVTWYRQKPGGEREQIIIGHFTEGPEASPDFLNRVQFESHKPTLDSTLLILDTKKVDQATYTCHITTFPSGNFERQIDVTVWILPISTLDAVILQEGQSSRMAASCRSVGYPPPRLSWDTDITGQSQNRTGDNGLVTSEFSLNPVRGMNGHRLDCLVWHPALDKPRRLQNNLIVQYPPDAEIHAFGSWRFGKTGAELRCAVKGNPQPHNITWSRKGDHLPDSVLVQGDKLIFSRPLNMTDKGVYVCQTANTVGSIKSEYKVEIEENTEEIIEWIKAHSETMLIVLGASAAGSLVVIMVIILIYVNCHLKHKNRNLKRALSVQTEQMVSLSRQASMRRLGSITSDPRIPDYSIIGDQRSRQGDYDYLGRPAIYTAFEPERASRKLRERDEEIKERQRRVASYVKSSDASLDSGLHRDHSSPPSMSTGPAADTGADSWNRGSRREIHRQEPDERDTEMQTDRIPEGEEETSAINSYQISEAMNNFRYSNGGLTPKASANGIILHPRGRQSEVI, from the exons atgACAAAACTACTGACCTGCATCGGTTTAATATTTTACAGAGCAATGC tgtgtgtagaTGGTGAGTTTATCGAACCTCCTTCTTCACTGGTCCTGCGGTCATTTATCGGCACACAGACCCGTCTGCCGTGCCGGTTTGCCGCACAAGAGGACGAGAGTGTGGTGCAGGTGACCTGGTACAGACAAAAACCTGGAGGTGAAAGAGAGCAGATCATTATTGGACATTTCACTGAGGGACCcgaag CGTCACCTGATTTTCTGAACCGTGTTCAGTTTGAGAGTCATAAGCCAACACTTGACTCAACACTTTTGATTCTGGACACAAAGAAAGTCGATCAGGCTACATACACCTGTCACATCACCACATTCCCATCAGGAAACTTCGAAAGACAAATCGATGTCACAGTTTGGA TTTTACCCATTTCCACGCTGGATGCGGTGATCTTGCAGGAAGGCCAATCGTCTCGCATGGCTGCTTCCTGTCGTTCCGTTGGGTATCCACCCCCACGTCTCTCCTGGGACACGGACATTACCGGACAGTCTCAGAATCGAACTGGCGATAACGGCCTCGTGACTTCAGAATTCTCCCTTAATCCGGTGCGCGGAATGAATGGCCATCGCCTGGACTGTCTGGTGTGGCATCCGGCTTTAGACAAACCCCGGAGACTCCAAAACAACCTGATCGTACAAT ATCCACCAGATGCAGAGATCCATGCCTTTGGTTCCTGGAGGTTTGGCAAAACAGGAGCAGAACTCCGATGTGCAGTTAAAGGAAACCCACAGCCGCACAACATCACCTGGAGCAG GAAAGGAGATCATTTACCCGACAGTGTGTTAGTTCAGGGTGACAAACTCATCTTCAGTCGTCCTCTAAACATGACAGATAAAGGCGTTTACGTGTGTCAGACGGCAAACACTGTTGGGAGTATTAAATCTGAGTATAAAGTGGAGATTGAAG AAAATACAGAAGAAATTATCGAGTGGATCAAGGCGCATTCAGAGACCATGCTGATCGTTTTAGGAGCATCTGCTGCTGGAAGTCTGGTGGTCATCATGGTGATCATTCTCATTTACGTCAACTGTCACCTTAAACATAAAAACAGAAATCTGAAGCGAGCCCTCAGTGTCCAAAC AGAGCAGATGGTCAGTCTCTCACGACAGGCGTCTATGAGGCGACTCGGCTCCATCACTTCTGATCCCAGGATACCG GATTACTCTATAATAGGTGATCAGAGAAGTCGACAGGGTGACTATGACTATCTTGGGCGTCCTGCGATCTATACAGCATTCGAGCCGGAACGAGCCAGTAGGAAGCTTAGAGAGAGAGACGAAGAGATAAAGGAACGACAAAGAAGAGTCGCGTCTTATGTGAAGTCCAGTGATGCATCTCTG GATTCAGGTCTTCACAGGGACCACAGTTCTCCTCCATCCATGAGCACCGGTCCGGCCGCAGACACGGGTGCAGACAGCTGGAATCGTGGTTCTCGCAGAGAGATTCACAGACAGGAACCTGATGAGAGAGACACGGAAATGCAGACGGACAGAATTCCAGAAGGAGAGGAGGAAACCTCTGCTATAAACTCTTACCAGATATCTGAGGCCATGAACAACTTTCGTTACAGTAACGGTGGACTCACCCCGAAAGCAAGCGCTAACGGCATCATATTACACCCGCGAGGACGTCAATCTGAAGTCATCTGA